The Winogradskyella schleiferi genome has a window encoding:
- the kdsB gene encoding 3-deoxy-manno-octulosonate cytidylyltransferase: MKIISMIPARYGASRFPGKLMQDLAGKSVILRTYEATVATNLFSEVYVVTDSDIIFDEIVNNGGKAIMSIKEHESGSDRIAEAVANVDCDIVINVQGDEPFTERESLAKVINVFKDDKDKEIDLASLMVEIKDWEEINNSNTVKVIVDQQNFALYFSRNAIPFPRDKNVGARYFKHKGIYAFRKQALLDFTVLPMQFLEASEKIECIRYLEYGKRIKMVETAIQGVEIDTPEDLERAKRLWK; this comes from the coding sequence ATGAAAATTATATCCATGATTCCTGCACGTTATGGTGCATCAAGATTTCCCGGAAAATTGATGCAAGATTTAGCAGGAAAATCAGTCATTCTAAGAACTTATGAAGCTACAGTTGCCACTAATTTATTTAGTGAAGTTTATGTCGTAACCGATAGTGATATAATTTTTGATGAAATCGTAAATAATGGAGGAAAAGCCATTATGAGTATTAAAGAACATGAATCCGGAAGCGATAGGATTGCAGAGGCGGTAGCAAATGTCGATTGCGATATTGTCATCAATGTACAGGGCGATGAACCATTTACGGAGCGTGAAAGTTTAGCAAAAGTAATTAATGTTTTTAAAGATGACAAAGACAAAGAAATTGATTTGGCGTCGTTAATGGTTGAAATTAAGGATTGGGAAGAAATCAACAATTCAAATACCGTGAAAGTAATAGTGGACCAACAGAATTTTGCCTTGTATTTTTCCCGAAATGCAATTCCATTTCCAAGGGATAAAAATGTAGGTGCACGCTATTTTAAACACAAGGGGATTTATGCGTTTAGAAAACAGGCTTTATTGGATTTTACTGTTTTACCTATGCAATTTTTAGAAGCTTCGGAAAAAATTGAGTGCATCAGATATTTAGAATATGGGAAACGCATTAAAATGGTAGAAACCGCAATACAAGGTGTGGAAATTGACACACCAGAAGATTTGGAACGCGCAAAACGTTTGTGGAAATAA
- a CDS encoding HAD family hydrolase, whose amino-acid sequence MNKTYENIKVIGFDADDTLWVNETYFREAEEEAGQLLSLYETPNKIDQELFKMEIKNLPTYGYGVKGFILSMVELALELSNGKVSNDVIAQMLKIGKDMINKPIELLDGVEEVLKVLSKDYRLIVATKGDLLDQERKLEKSGLLKYFHHIEVLSEKHDTNYKQLLKRLDIEPEAFLMVGNSLKSDILPLIKIGSEAIHVPFHTTWQHETVTKKEANGINYATVTSLTEILDFFK is encoded by the coding sequence TTGAACAAAACATACGAAAACATAAAAGTAATAGGCTTCGATGCAGATGATACCCTTTGGGTCAATGAAACTTATTTCAGGGAAGCTGAAGAAGAAGCTGGACAGTTATTATCGCTTTACGAAACACCAAATAAAATAGATCAGGAACTTTTTAAAATGGAAATTAAAAATCTTCCAACCTATGGTTATGGTGTCAAAGGTTTTATTTTATCTATGGTTGAGTTGGCTTTAGAATTATCTAACGGTAAAGTGTCTAACGACGTTATTGCTCAAATGCTAAAAATCGGAAAAGACATGATCAATAAACCGATTGAGTTGTTGGATGGCGTAGAAGAAGTGCTTAAAGTATTGTCTAAGGATTATAGATTGATAGTAGCTACCAAAGGAGATTTATTGGACCAAGAACGAAAATTGGAAAAATCCGGCTTGTTAAAATATTTCCATCATATTGAAGTGTTAAGTGAGAAACACGATACTAATTATAAACAATTATTAAAGCGATTAGATATTGAACCAGAGGCTTTTTTAATGGTTGGAAACTCATTGAAATCCGATATTTTACCATTAATAAAAATTGGATCTGAAGCGATTCACGTGCCGTTTCACACCACATGGCAACATGAAACTGTGACCAAAAAAGAAGCTAATGGAATTAATTATGCCACGGTAACGAGTTTAACTGAAATTTTAGATTTTTTTAAATAG
- a CDS encoding DUF3822 family protein codes for MKINVIKELSIQINLNGLSFCILNKTNHTIEFLKSIAFEQKLNPVEVLNRLKTELSSNTVFSQDFNAVLVIHQNELATLVPEQLYDAAHKVDYLKFNSKILGNDFITEDEIPVNKSVNVYVPYVNINNYIFDTFGEFVYKHSSSILIDSLLQHTETKEAPIIHIHVNKSTIELLVIKNGKLQLFNVFEYHSKEDFTYYVLFVFEQLNLDVETTAVELSGQIDNDDELFKILYMYVRHVSFIEKKYSFDITAETAPSHLHQHYLILNSF; via the coding sequence TTGAAAATAAACGTAATTAAAGAACTGTCCATTCAAATTAATTTGAATGGGCTTTCTTTTTGTATTCTAAATAAAACTAACCATACCATTGAATTTCTCAAATCCATTGCCTTTGAGCAAAAACTTAATCCTGTTGAAGTTCTCAATCGTTTAAAAACAGAGCTAAGCAGTAATACCGTTTTTTCTCAAGATTTCAATGCTGTTTTAGTGATTCACCAAAATGAATTGGCAACCTTAGTGCCAGAACAATTATATGATGCAGCACATAAAGTTGATTATTTGAAATTTAACTCAAAAATTCTGGGTAACGATTTTATTACGGAAGATGAAATTCCTGTAAATAAAAGCGTGAATGTTTATGTGCCCTATGTAAATATCAATAATTATATTTTTGACACCTTTGGTGAGTTTGTGTATAAACATTCATCTAGCATCCTTATTGATTCGCTTTTACAACATACTGAAACCAAAGAAGCGCCAATTATTCACATTCATGTCAATAAAAGCACCATTGAATTGTTGGTCATAAAAAATGGCAAACTGCAGCTCTTTAATGTATTTGAATACCATAGTAAAGAAGATTTTACCTATTATGTTCTATTCGTATTTGAGCAATTAAATTTAGATGTTGAAACTACTGCAGTCGAATTGAGTGGACAAATAGACAATGATGATGAACTCTTTAAGATTCTTTACATGTACGTGAGACATGTAAGTTTTATTGAAAAAAAATATAGTTTTGATATTACTGCAGAAACGGCCCCAAGCCACTTACACCAACACTATTTAATTTTAAATTCCTTTTAA
- a CDS encoding RNA methyltransferase, whose protein sequence is MAYAEFLADCIRQQLKEKRTHFDEMKMMGGLHLKVDHKMLCGIHIDNNYGDSLIMARIGQAIYETELKKPECLPMDFTDRAIKGYIFVTPEGFDTDNDLPYWLDLCLEFNPLVKARKFKKKTK, encoded by the coding sequence TTGGCATACGCTGAATTTCTAGCAGACTGCATTAGACAACAACTAAAAGAAAAACGCACACATTTTGACGAAATGAAAATGATGGGCGGATTACACTTAAAAGTCGATCATAAAATGCTTTGTGGAATTCATATCGACAATAATTATGGAGACAGCTTGATAATGGCTAGAATTGGACAAGCTATTTACGAAACTGAATTAAAAAAACCAGAATGTTTACCAATGGATTTCACAGACCGAGCAATAAAAGGTTATATTTTTGTAACACCTGAGGGTTTTGATACAGATAACGACTTGCCTTATTGGCTAGATTTGTGTTTGGAATTTAATCCCTTAGTAAAAGCCAGAAAATTTAAAAAGAAAACGAAATAG
- a CDS encoding DUF4126 domain-containing protein: MTETILSIFLGIGLSASVGFRVFLPLFALSLAAYFGVWELNDSWLWIGSTTAVITLGIATVVEIIAYYIPIVDNALDTIAIPLATIAGTAVMVSTVADLSPAITWALAIIAGGGTAAAVKSSASATRLGSTVSTAGLGNPVVSTIETGTSIVMSVVSIFLPILAIVLVLFLLYMIYKLYKKLRRNRPKSS; encoded by the coding sequence ATGACAGAAACAATTTTAAGTATTTTTCTCGGCATCGGACTTTCAGCATCCGTAGGTTTTAGAGTGTTCTTACCTTTATTTGCCTTGAGTTTAGCAGCCTATTTTGGCGTTTGGGAACTTAACGATTCTTGGTTGTGGATTGGCAGTACAACTGCGGTAATAACTTTAGGTATTGCAACGGTTGTAGAAATCATAGCTTATTACATTCCTATTGTTGATAATGCTTTGGATACCATTGCCATTCCGCTAGCCACTATTGCTGGAACAGCAGTAATGGTGTCAACGGTCGCAGATCTAAGTCCTGCTATCACTTGGGCTTTGGCCATTATTGCAGGTGGTGGAACTGCTGCAGCTGTGAAAAGTTCGGCGAGTGCAACCCGTTTGGGATCTACGGTTTCAACTGCTGGATTAGGTAATCCTGTGGTTTCCACAATTGAAACAGGAACATCAATCGTTATGTCCGTAGTCTCTATATTTTTACCAATATTGGCGATTGTTTTAGTGTTATTCCTATTGTACATGATTTACAAACTCTATAAAAAGTTACGACGAAATCGACCGAAATCATCTTAA
- a CDS encoding ATP-dependent DNA helicase — protein sequence MISNASAFYSLLKSKFPFTPTSKQDMVLMQLSQFIFDSNKNSIYLLKGYAGTGKTSIIGTIVSNLWQAKKSAVLLAPTGRAAKVISNYSKKEAYTIHKKIYFPKKDKGGGVRFTMQPNKHRNTIFIVDEASMIPDTPSDSKSFDGSSLLDDLMQYVYSGHECKLLLIGDKAQLPPVKSDLSPALDENKLSLNYNKDVIGIELDEVVRQEQDSGILSNATELRAVLESNFYESFKFNLNGFTDSVRLIDGYEIMDAINDAYSADGYEETAIIVRSNKRANAYNQQIRQRILFNETELSAGDYLMVVKNNYFWIKPTTEAGFIANGDIIEVLEIFSIKELYGFRFAEVNVKMVDYPNMKPFETVLLLDTIDVESASLSYEESNRLYQEVSKDYEEEPSKYKRFLGVKNNKFFNALQVKFSYAITCHKSQGGQWNTIFVEQPYLPNGMDRDYIRWLYTAITRAKEKLYLIGFKDEMFVEQDLN from the coding sequence ATGATTTCCAATGCTTCTGCATTCTATTCCTTATTAAAATCTAAGTTCCCATTTACACCAACCTCCAAGCAAGATATGGTGTTGATGCAATTGTCACAATTTATTTTTGATTCCAATAAAAATTCGATTTATTTATTGAAGGGTTATGCCGGAACCGGGAAAACAAGCATTATTGGTACCATAGTGTCAAATTTATGGCAAGCAAAAAAAAGTGCCGTCTTATTGGCTCCAACAGGAAGGGCCGCGAAAGTAATTTCAAATTATTCGAAAAAGGAGGCGTATACCATTCATAAGAAAATTTATTTTCCTAAAAAAGATAAAGGTGGTGGAGTTCGTTTTACAATGCAACCCAATAAACATCGTAACACAATTTTTATTGTAGACGAAGCATCAATGATTCCTGATACGCCTTCGGATTCAAAATCATTTGATGGCAGTTCTTTACTCGACGACTTAATGCAATATGTGTATTCCGGTCATGAATGTAAATTACTTTTAATTGGAGATAAAGCACAGTTACCACCTGTGAAATCGGATTTAAGTCCTGCGTTAGACGAAAATAAACTCAGTTTAAATTATAACAAAGATGTGATTGGGATTGAGTTGGATGAAGTCGTCCGACAAGAACAGGATTCAGGAATTTTGAGTAATGCTACAGAACTGCGAGCTGTTTTAGAATCTAATTTTTATGAGAGTTTCAAATTCAATTTGAATGGTTTTACCGACAGCGTCCGCTTAATTGATGGTTATGAAATAATGGATGCTATCAACGATGCTTATAGTGCGGATGGTTATGAGGAAACAGCCATTATTGTACGAAGTAACAAACGCGCTAATGCTTATAACCAACAAATTAGACAACGTATTCTATTTAATGAAACCGAATTGTCTGCAGGTGATTATTTAATGGTAGTTAAGAATAATTATTTCTGGATAAAACCAACAACAGAAGCTGGTTTTATTGCCAATGGCGACATTATTGAGGTGTTGGAGATTTTCAGTATCAAAGAGTTATACGGATTTAGATTTGCTGAAGTAAACGTAAAAATGGTAGATTATCCCAATATGAAACCTTTTGAAACCGTTTTGCTTTTAGACACCATAGATGTAGAAAGTGCTTCACTCAGTTACGAAGAATCCAACCGATTATACCAAGAAGTGTCTAAGGATTATGAAGAGGAACCGTCGAAATATAAGCGCTTTTTGGGTGTTAAGAACAATAAATTTTTTAATGCTTTACAAGTGAAGTTTTCTTATGCCATTACCTGCCATAAATCGCAAGGTGGACAATGGAATACTATTTTTGTGGAGCAACCGTATTTACCAAATGGAATGGATAGGGATTACATTCGTTGGTTGTACACGGCAATTACGAGGGCAAAGGAAAAACTCTATTTAATAGGGTTTAAGGATGAGATGTTTGTAGAGCAAGATTTGAATTGA
- a CDS encoding 1-acyl-sn-glycerol-3-phosphate acyltransferase, translated as MRWLAKFIYFKLLGWKVVGNTNFSKDTIKKAVIIAAPHTSWSDFYISLLLRRVVDLKTNFVGKKELFTWPFGYYFRAVGGKALDRTPGQNKVETIAQLFEGEDEFRLALSPEGTRKKVEKWKTGFYFIAKKAKVPIIMYTFDFKNKQNKVSEPFYPTDDMEADFEFMRSFYKGVEGKVKAYS; from the coding sequence ATGCGCTGGTTAGCTAAATTCATATATTTTAAATTATTGGGATGGAAAGTTGTCGGTAATACCAATTTTTCTAAAGACACGATTAAGAAAGCTGTAATTATAGCAGCACCACATACCAGTTGGAGTGATTTCTATATCTCGTTATTACTCAGGCGTGTTGTTGATTTGAAAACTAACTTTGTTGGAAAAAAAGAACTCTTTACTTGGCCTTTTGGTTACTACTTTAGAGCTGTAGGAGGAAAGGCTTTAGACAGAACACCTGGTCAAAATAAAGTAGAAACCATTGCTCAATTGTTTGAAGGTGAAGACGAATTTAGATTGGCACTATCGCCAGAAGGCACTAGAAAAAAAGTAGAAAAATGGAAAACGGGATTCTACTTTATCGCAAAAAAAGCCAAGGTTCCAATTATAATGTACACGTTCGATTTTAAAAATAAACAGAATAAAGTATCAGAGCCATTTTATCCTACAGATGATATGGAGGCTGATTTCGAATTTATGAGATCATTTTATAAAGGTGTAGAAGGCAAGGTAAAAGCCTACAGTTAA
- the rsmD gene encoding 16S rRNA (guanine(966)-N(2))-methyltransferase RsmD has product MRIISGLYKGRRITAPKKLPVRPTTDMAKEALFNILNNQYYFDDISVLDLFSGTGNISYEFASRGTEQITAVDANYGCIKFINETAEAFEMPINTIKSDVFKFLEKSNQKHTIIFADPPYDFDVEAFSKIPELIFENGQLEDEGLLIVEHSKHTDLSYLENYSHSKSYGGNAFSFFQN; this is encoded by the coding sequence ATGCGTATTATCTCTGGATTGTATAAAGGCAGACGAATTACAGCTCCTAAAAAATTACCCGTGAGGCCAACAACAGATATGGCGAAAGAAGCGTTGTTCAATATCTTGAACAATCAGTACTATTTTGATGATATCTCGGTTTTGGATTTGTTCTCTGGCACAGGTAACATCAGCTATGAGTTTGCATCGAGAGGCACAGAACAAATTACTGCTGTGGATGCTAATTATGGCTGTATAAAATTCATCAATGAAACTGCTGAAGCTTTTGAAATGCCTATCAATACTATCAAAAGTGATGTGTTTAAGTTTTTAGAAAAATCAAATCAAAAACATACAATCATATTCGCTGATCCGCCTTACGATTTCGATGTTGAAGCGTTTTCTAAAATTCCAGAATTGATATTTGAAAATGGACAATTAGAAGATGAAGGGTTATTGATTGTGGAACATTCGAAACATACCGACTTAAGTTATTTAGAAAACTATTCCCATTCTAAAAGTTATGGAGGAAATGCGTTTAGTTTTTTTCAAAATTAA
- a CDS encoding nuclear transport factor 2 family protein, with amino-acid sequence MKKLIEKFYTALNNCDDKSMLACYHDDVIFKDPAFGTLKGERAKAMWTMLCESQKGKDFKVEFSNVESNAETGSAHWEAFYTFSRTGRKVHNVIKASFEFKDGLIIRHTDEFDLHIWAKQAMGIKGIFFGGMTFFKNKLQSQTNTLLDKFINKKKLSS; translated from the coding sequence ATGAAAAAACTCATAGAAAAATTTTACACAGCCTTAAATAATTGTGACGACAAATCCATGCTAGCTTGTTATCATGATGATGTGATTTTTAAAGATCCTGCCTTTGGAACCTTAAAAGGCGAACGCGCCAAAGCCATGTGGACCATGCTATGCGAATCCCAAAAAGGCAAAGATTTTAAAGTTGAATTTTCAAATGTCGAATCCAATGCCGAAACTGGGTCTGCCCATTGGGAAGCTTTTTATACTTTTAGTAGAACTGGACGGAAAGTACATAACGTCATAAAGGCTTCATTTGAATTTAAAGATGGCTTAATCATTCGCCACACTGACGAATTTGACTTACACATATGGGCAAAACAGGCTATGGGAATAAAAGGGATTTTCTTTGGTGGTATGACATTCTTTAAAAATAAACTTCAGAGTCAAACAAATACACTTTTAGACAAATTCATTAATAAAAAAAAGCTATCTAGTTAA
- a CDS encoding heparan-alpha-glucosaminide N-acetyltransferase domain-containing protein — MNPNRLYFIDAVRAFAILMMLQGHFIDTLLDPSYKDQRNTVFKIWEYFRGITAPTFFTISGLIFSYLLIKAKRSGNVKQRMRKGFTRGLMLIGIGYLLRAPIFQWLIGEFNSYFLVIDVLHCIGLSLIIVVVIYKLTLKKTLLFSILMLVLGLTVFISEPLYRYLELPKVPVLFSNYLSKTDGSIFTIIPWFGYVAFGAFISTLFYRYVERPKFKMAIVSGFFVFGIALTFTSSWLFMKLYYWLDISTFKEVAYYNYLFTRLGNVFIIFSFFYLAENYIKQPLILRIGQKTLSIYVIHFIIIYGSFTGLGLTQFIGKTLLPWQAIIGASLFLSVVCFMSFYYAKTNAFVYSNVQKLVDKFKRYTR, encoded by the coding sequence TTGAATCCCAATCGTCTATATTTTATCGATGCCGTAAGAGCATTTGCCATCTTAATGATGCTGCAAGGACATTTTATAGACACACTTCTCGATCCATCCTATAAAGATCAAAGAAATACTGTTTTTAAAATTTGGGAATATTTTAGAGGTATAACGGCGCCTACTTTTTTTACCATTTCTGGGCTCATCTTTTCTTACTTACTTATCAAGGCTAAACGTAGCGGAAATGTAAAGCAACGTATGCGAAAAGGTTTCACAAGAGGTTTAATGCTCATTGGCATTGGCTACTTGCTAAGAGCGCCTATATTTCAATGGTTAATAGGGGAATTCAATTCTTATTTTTTGGTTATTGATGTTTTGCATTGCATTGGTTTATCGCTCATTATTGTTGTCGTTATTTATAAACTCACTTTAAAAAAAACACTGCTATTTTCAATTTTAATGTTGGTTTTAGGACTCACTGTTTTTATAAGTGAACCTTTATATCGCTATTTGGAATTACCAAAAGTTCCTGTTTTATTTTCAAATTATTTATCTAAAACTGATGGTTCCATTTTTACCATTATTCCTTGGTTTGGCTATGTGGCTTTTGGCGCTTTTATTTCGACATTGTTTTATCGTTATGTAGAACGACCGAAATTTAAAATGGCCATTGTTTCTGGCTTTTTTGTTTTCGGAATTGCATTAACCTTTACATCGTCTTGGTTATTTATGAAACTGTATTATTGGTTGGATATTTCGACTTTTAAAGAGGTTGCTTACTATAATTATTTGTTTACCAGACTTGGAAATGTATTCATAATATTTTCGTTTTTTTATTTAGCCGAGAATTATATTAAACAACCTTTGATTCTTAGAATTGGACAAAAAACATTGTCTATATACGTCATTCACTTCATCATAATTTATGGCAGTTTTACAGGACTTGGTTTAACGCAATTTATAGGAAAAACACTTCTACCTTGGCAAGCCATCATTGGTGCTTCACTCTTTTTATCTGTCGTTTGTTTTATGTCGTTTTATTATGCTAAAACGAATGCATTTGTATATTCCAATGTGCAGAAATTAGTAGATAAGTTCAAGCGTTATACCAGATAA
- a CDS encoding iron-containing alcohol dehydrogenase family protein, whose protein sequence is MIYKNYPMVSRVIFGRGSFNQLDEILASKRKGRNAPFIFYVDDVFKGNHWLTSRITLSYKDKIIYVPTVEEPRTEQIDQLVEDVILEYSELPSGIIGIGGGIVLDVAKAVSLMLTNKGESKDYQGWDLIKHPAIYHVGIPTLSGTGAEVSRTTILTGPVRKLGINSDYTPFDQVILDPELTKDVPKEQWFYTGMDCFVHCVESLNGTFLNAFSQSYGEKAFELCKEIFLKDVLTKEEAQDKLMMASWHGGMSIAYSQVGVAHAMSYGLGYLLGIKHGIGNCIVFDHLEDYYPEGVAIFKQMKAKHNIELPQGICADLEEDQFDKMIDVALSLEPLWENAIGKNWKTIMTRQKLLELYKKM, encoded by the coding sequence ATGATATACAAAAATTATCCAATGGTGTCCCGAGTTATTTTTGGACGCGGAAGTTTCAATCAGCTCGATGAAATTCTCGCTTCAAAGCGCAAAGGACGTAATGCACCATTTATTTTTTATGTGGATGATGTCTTTAAGGGCAATCATTGGTTAACTTCGCGAATTACTCTGTCTTATAAGGATAAAATTATATATGTGCCAACGGTTGAAGAACCGAGAACTGAGCAAATAGACCAGTTAGTAGAAGATGTTATTCTAGAATATAGCGAATTGCCTTCTGGTATTATTGGTATTGGTGGAGGAATTGTTTTAGATGTCGCTAAAGCGGTGTCTTTGATGCTCACCAATAAAGGAGAATCGAAAGATTACCAAGGTTGGGATCTAATTAAGCATCCTGCGATTTACCATGTTGGTATTCCAACACTTTCTGGTACAGGAGCTGAAGTTTCACGAACTACAATTTTAACTGGTCCAGTACGTAAACTAGGCATAAATAGTGATTATACACCTTTTGATCAAGTGATTTTAGATCCAGAATTAACTAAAGATGTGCCAAAAGAACAATGGTTTTATACAGGCATGGATTGTTTTGTACATTGCGTAGAATCACTAAATGGTACATTTTTAAATGCGTTTAGTCAGAGTTACGGCGAGAAAGCCTTTGAACTTTGTAAAGAAATCTTCTTAAAAGATGTACTCACTAAAGAAGAGGCTCAAGATAAATTAATGATGGCCTCTTGGCATGGCGGTATGAGTATTGCTTATTCACAAGTCGGCGTAGCACATGCTATGAGTTATGGTTTGGGGTATCTTTTAGGAATAAAACACGGTATTGGTAATTGTATCGTTTTTGATCATTTGGAAGACTATTACCCAGAAGGCGTGGCTATTTTTAAGCAGATGAAAGCCAAACACAATATTGAATTACCACAAGGTATCTGTGCCGATTTAGAGGAAGACCAATTCGATAAGATGATTGATGTAGCTTTAAGCTTAGAACCGCTTTGGGAAAATGCCATTGGTAAAAACTGGAAAACCATTATGACAAGGCAAAAACTTCTGGAGCTTTATAAAAAAATGTAA